In Manis pentadactyla isolate mManPen7 chromosome 8, mManPen7.hap1, whole genome shotgun sequence, the following are encoded in one genomic region:
- the UBXN4 gene encoding UBX domain-containing protein 4 isoform X3: MAAIWEDEKVNEASSNSFVAIKIDTKSEACLQFSQIYPVVCVPSSFFIGDNGIPLEVIAGSVSADELVTRIHKVQQMHSLKAETLVANGSQLESSVSTTVEPNSTSENSQSRNIELCEAPPTSDTKSDSATGGESSGHATPSQEPSGCSNQRPAEDLTIRVERLTKKLEERREEKRKEEEQREIKKEIERRKTGKEMLDYKRKQEEELTKRMLEERNREKAEDRAARERIKQQIALDRAERAARFAKTKEEVEAAKAAALLAKQAEMEVKRDSSAKERSTVARIQFRLPDGSSFTNQFPSDAPLEEARQFAAQTVGNTYGNFSLATMFPRREFTKEDYKKKLLDLELAPSASVVLLPAGRQTTSMVHSSSGDFWTLLGTVLYPFLAIWRLISNFLFSNPPAQTSARAASLEPANLASSSTSEKREPVRKRVLEKRGEDFKKEGKIYRLRTQDDGEDENNTWNGNSTQQM; the protein is encoded by the exons ATCCTGTAGTGTGTGTTCCATCCAGTTTCTTTATAGGAGACAATGGAATTCCTTTGGAAGTAATAGCAGGAAGTGTTTCTGCAGATGAACTTGTTACCAGAATTCACAAAGTCCAGCAG ATGCACTCATTGAAAGCTGAAACATTGGTGGCAAATGGCAGCCAGTTAGAAAGTTCAGTGTCTACTACAGTTGAACCTAACAGCACTTCTGAAAACTCTCAGTCCAGAAACATAGAGCTTTGTGAGGCACCACCCACTTCTGATACAAAGTCAGATTCTGCAACAG gAGGAGAAAGTTCAGGCCATGCCACTCCATCTCAGGAGCCTAGTGGATGTTCAAATCAGAGACCTGCAGAGGACCTCACCATCAGAGTGGAAAG ACTAACCAAAAAActtgaagaaaggagagaagagaaaagaaaagaggaagaacag AGAGAGATTAAGAAGGAAATTGAGaggagaaaaactggaaaagaaatgTTGGATtataaaagaaagcaagaagaagaattaacaaaaagaatgctagaggaaagaaacagagaaaaggcagaagataGGGCAGCTCGAGAGCGTATAAAACAGCAGATTGCATTG GACCGTGCAGAGAGAGCTGCTCGGTTTGCAAAGACAAAGGAAGAAGTAGAAGCTGCTAAAGCTGCTGCCTTGCTGGCCAAACAGGCAGAGATGGAAGTCAAGAGGGACTCTTCTGCAAAAGAAAGAAG caCTGTTGCAAGAATTCAGTTTCGTCTTCCTGATGGTTCTTCCTTTACAAATCAGTTCCCTTCTGATGCTCCTCTAGAGGAAGCAAGGCAGTTTGCTGCACAG ACTGTTGGCAACACTTATGGTAATTTTTCATTAGCAACCATGTTTCCCAGGAGGGAATTTACCAAAGaagattataaaaagaaattattggATCTGGAACTTGCCCCAAGTGCTTCAGTGGTACTGTTACCA gcAGGAAGACAAACTACATCCATGGTACATTCTTCCAGTGGAGACTTTTGGACTTTGTTGGGGACAGTACTTTACCCATTCCTTGCCATCTGGAGATTGATTAGCAACTTCTTATTTAGTAACCCTCCGGCGCAGACCTCAGCGAGGGCAGCATCGTTGGAACCTGCAAACCTTGCATCCTCTAGCACCTCAGAAAAAAG GGAACCAGTCAGAAAAAGAGTGCTGGAGAAACGGGGGGAAGACTTTAAAAAGGAGGGGAAGATATATAGATTGAGGACTCAAGATGATGGTGAAGATGAAAACAACACTTGGAATGGAAATTCTACTCAACAGATGTAG